The Microbacterium luteum genome includes a region encoding these proteins:
- a CDS encoding amidohydrolase family protein, which produces MPQTTAHGVTTGDFEKTPGWLDWCNGPATPTFRVPAGSVDAHCHVFGPGAEFPYAPERKYTPCDASAEQLFALRDHLGFDRNVIVQATCHGADNRALVDALNRSEGRARGVATVRRDVTDEELAGLHAAGVRGVRFNFVKRLVDRVPTDSLDEIVAKIAPLGWHVVIYFEAADLPDLYDFFAAIPTDVVVDHMGRPDVTKDPDGPEFGLFLRFMRENPNVWTKVSCPERLSVTGAKALDGEQHAYADVVPFARRVVEEFPDRVLWGTDWPHPNLKDHMPDDGLLVDYIPQIAATAVLQRRLLVDNPRRLYWQELSTGGD; this is translated from the coding sequence ATGCCGCAGACCACCGCACACGGTGTAACCACCGGCGACTTCGAGAAGACACCCGGCTGGCTCGACTGGTGCAACGGCCCCGCCACCCCGACCTTCCGGGTACCTGCCGGTTCGGTCGATGCACACTGCCATGTCTTCGGTCCGGGGGCCGAATTCCCCTACGCCCCCGAACGCAAGTACACGCCGTGCGACGCGTCGGCCGAGCAACTGTTCGCGCTGCGCGACCACCTCGGCTTCGACCGCAATGTCATCGTGCAGGCCACCTGCCACGGCGCCGACAACCGGGCGCTGGTCGACGCGCTGAACCGCAGCGAGGGCCGCGCCCGCGGCGTCGCCACCGTCCGCCGCGATGTCACCGACGAGGAGCTCGCTGGCTTGCACGCCGCGGGCGTGCGCGGGGTGCGGTTCAACTTCGTCAAGCGGCTCGTCGACCGGGTGCCCACCGACTCGCTCGACGAGATCGTCGCGAAGATCGCCCCGCTCGGGTGGCACGTCGTGATCTATTTCGAGGCCGCGGACCTGCCCGATCTCTATGACTTCTTCGCCGCCATCCCGACCGACGTCGTCGTCGACCACATGGGCCGGCCCGACGTCACGAAGGACCCGGACGGTCCCGAGTTCGGTCTGTTCCTCCGCTTCATGCGCGAGAACCCGAACGTGTGGACCAAGGTCTCGTGCCCGGAGCGCCTCAGCGTCACCGGGGCGAAGGCCCTCGATGGCGAACAGCACGCTTACGCCGACGTTGTGCCGTTCGCCCGACGCGTGGTCGAGGAATTCCCCGACCGCGTGCTGTGGGGCACCGACTGGCCGCACCCCAACCTCAAGGACCATATGCCCGACGATGGGCTGCTGGTCGACTACATCCCGCAGATCGCCGCGACCGCCGTCCTGCAGCGCAGGCTGCTCGTCGACAACCCGCGGCGGCTGTACTGGCAGGAACTCTCAACCGGAGGAGACTGA
- a CDS encoding Gfo/Idh/MocA family oxidoreductase, with protein MNDKTRVAVVGAAGAFGMKHLDGLARIQDAEVTVVSGTRPEPTQAVAEKYGVPNAVVGYDAVLECDDVDAVILATPTGLHAAQTRAALAAGKHVQVEIPLADSLADAEATLAAAEASDLVSMVGHTRRFNPSHQWLHHRIAAGEFGIQQMDVQTYFFRRTNTNAKGEPRSWTDHLLWHHAAHTVDLFAYQAGRIVQANAIQGPIHPELGIAMDMSIQLKAESGAICTLSLSFNNDGPFGTFFRYIGDTGTYIARYDDLVDGREQPIDVSHVAVSMNGIELQDREFIAAIREGREPNSSLRQVIDCYRVLGQLEEQLA; from the coding sequence ATGAACGACAAGACCAGAGTCGCTGTTGTCGGCGCCGCCGGCGCGTTCGGCATGAAGCACCTCGACGGCCTCGCACGAATCCAGGACGCCGAGGTCACGGTCGTGAGCGGCACCCGCCCCGAGCCCACCCAGGCCGTCGCCGAGAAGTACGGTGTGCCGAACGCGGTCGTCGGGTACGACGCCGTCCTCGAGTGCGACGACGTCGATGCCGTCATCCTCGCCACCCCCACCGGCCTTCACGCCGCCCAGACCCGGGCGGCACTCGCCGCCGGCAAGCACGTCCAGGTAGAGATCCCGCTGGCCGACTCGCTCGCCGACGCCGAGGCGACGCTGGCGGCGGCGGAGGCATCCGACCTCGTGTCGATGGTGGGGCATACGCGCCGCTTCAACCCCTCGCACCAGTGGTTGCACCACAGGATCGCCGCGGGCGAGTTCGGCATCCAGCAGATGGATGTGCAGACCTACTTCTTCCGCCGTACCAACACCAACGCCAAGGGCGAGCCTCGTTCGTGGACCGATCACCTGCTGTGGCACCACGCCGCCCACACGGTCGACCTCTTCGCCTACCAGGCGGGTCGTATCGTCCAGGCCAACGCCATCCAGGGGCCCATCCATCCCGAGCTGGGCATCGCGATGGACATGTCCATCCAGCTGAAGGCAGAGTCCGGAGCGATCTGCACGCTGTCGCTGTCGTTCAACAACGACGGACCCTTCGGCACCTTCTTCCGCTATATCGGCGACACCGGCACCTACATCGCTCGCTACGACGACCTCGTCGACGGCCGGGAACAGCCCATCGACGTCTCCCACGTCGCTGTCAGCATGAACGGTATCGAGCTGCAGGATCGCGAGTTCATCGCGGCGATCCGTGAAGGACGCGAGCCGAACTCGTCGCTGCGTCAGGTGATCGACTGCTACCGCGTCCTGGGGCAGCTGGAGGAGCAGCTCGCGTGA
- a CDS encoding protocatechuate 4,5-dioxygenase subunit alpha/beta: protein MALDKPYKNVPGTTIFDAEQARKGYHLNQFSMSLMKPENRARFLADQRSYVDEWPMTEMQKQAVLDMDLNTMIREGGNIYFLSKIGATHGLSFQQMAGSMTGMSEAAYRDMMVGGGRRPEGNRLKDLDGWTPPSTDKATTMREDAPARFTSALFTSHVPAIGAAMDLGKTEEPYWKRVFDGYEWTRAWAKQNTPDVVILVYNDHATAFDSNIIPTFVLGTGSHYPVADEGYGPRPVPDVKGYPELAAHIAQSVIQDDFDLTLVNEMVVDHGLTVPLSLVFGDVDEWPCRVIPLPVNVVQYPVPSGRRCYELGKAIRRALDKWDGPELNVQIWGTGGMSHQLQGPRAGLINREWDNAFLDHLIADPLGLTEWPHMEYVDEAGSEGIELVDWLIARGAMDDQFGGGAPDVNHRFYHVPASNTAVGHLVISNPARVGDTAAADAADDRVSEADDDAEITAEQARQAEVPA, encoded by the coding sequence ATGGCCCTCGACAAGCCGTACAAGAACGTACCCGGCACCACCATCTTCGATGCCGAGCAGGCCCGCAAGGGCTACCACCTCAACCAGTTCTCGATGTCACTGATGAAGCCCGAGAACCGCGCCCGCTTCCTCGCCGACCAGCGTTCCTATGTGGACGAGTGGCCGATGACCGAGATGCAGAAGCAGGCCGTGCTCGACATGGATCTGAACACGATGATCCGCGAGGGCGGCAACATCTACTTCCTGTCGAAGATCGGTGCGACCCACGGCCTCAGCTTCCAGCAGATGGCCGGCTCGATGACCGGGATGAGCGAGGCCGCCTACCGCGACATGATGGTGGGCGGCGGTCGACGGCCCGAGGGCAATCGGCTGAAGGACCTCGATGGGTGGACTCCGCCGTCGACCGACAAGGCGACGACGATGCGGGAGGATGCCCCGGCACGGTTCACCTCGGCGCTGTTCACGTCGCACGTCCCGGCTATCGGTGCCGCCATGGATCTGGGCAAGACCGAGGAGCCGTACTGGAAGAGAGTGTTCGACGGTTACGAGTGGACCCGCGCCTGGGCGAAGCAGAACACCCCCGACGTGGTGATCCTGGTCTACAACGACCACGCCACCGCGTTCGACTCCAACATCATCCCGACCTTCGTCCTCGGCACCGGCTCGCACTATCCCGTCGCCGACGAGGGCTACGGCCCGCGCCCGGTGCCCGACGTCAAGGGCTACCCCGAGCTCGCCGCGCACATCGCGCAGTCGGTCATCCAGGACGACTTCGACCTCACCCTCGTCAACGAGATGGTGGTCGACCACGGCCTCACCGTGCCGCTGTCGCTCGTGTTCGGCGACGTCGACGAATGGCCGTGCCGCGTTATCCCACTCCCCGTCAACGTGGTGCAGTACCCGGTGCCATCCGGGCGCCGCTGCTATGAGCTCGGCAAGGCCATCCGCCGGGCCCTCGACAAGTGGGACGGCCCGGAGTTGAACGTGCAGATCTGGGGCACCGGTGGCATGAGTCACCAGCTTCAGGGTCCGCGCGCCGGGCTGATCAACAGGGAATGGGACAACGCGTTCCTCGACCACCTCATCGCCGATCCGCTGGGCCTCACCGAGTGGCCGCACATGGAGTACGTCGACGAGGCGGGCTCCGAGGGCATCGAGCTGGTTGACTGGCTCATTGCGCGCGGTGCGATGGACGACCAGTTCGGCGGCGGCGCCCCGGATGTGAACCACCGGTTCTACCACGTGCCGGCATCCAACACCGCCGTCGGGCATCTCGTCATCTCCAACCCTGCGAGGGTGGGTGACACAGCGGCTGCCGATGCCGCGGATGACCGCGTGTCCGAGGCTGATGACGACGCGGAGATCACGGCCGAGCAGGCTCGACAGGCGGAGGTTCCTGCATGA
- a CDS encoding aldo/keto reductase — translation MRLPRIGLGCMELSHAYGVPPSEGDGLRMLREALDAGARFLDTATLYGAGRNEELVGRAIDGRRHEVVLASKGGMAPVDGVKTIDGRPETLRAQIDASLRRLGVDHIDLYYLHRWDPHVPIGDSVGALADAVTAGKIGAIGLSEISVALLEDALDVAPIAAVQNEYSLWTRNAEWGMLDATRASGVAFVAFSPVARGFLADAVTDPETFAPKDIRRAHPRFTPEHWPANAALLPAWRDLAVAAGCSPAQLALAWVLSRGDHVVAIPGTTRAEHVRENLAAADLAVDPELLRRAGDLISATTVSGPRYNAVQSREVFAEDAA, via the coding sequence GTGAGACTGCCGCGGATCGGGCTCGGATGCATGGAGTTGAGCCATGCATACGGGGTGCCGCCGTCGGAGGGAGACGGACTTCGGATGCTGCGCGAGGCGCTGGACGCGGGTGCGCGGTTCCTCGACACGGCGACGCTGTACGGTGCCGGGCGCAACGAAGAACTCGTGGGGCGGGCGATCGACGGACGTCGGCACGAGGTCGTGCTCGCCAGCAAGGGCGGCATGGCACCGGTCGATGGCGTGAAGACGATCGACGGCCGCCCGGAGACCCTCCGTGCGCAGATCGACGCGTCGCTGCGGCGGCTCGGGGTCGACCACATCGACCTCTACTACCTCCATCGATGGGATCCGCATGTCCCGATCGGTGACAGTGTCGGCGCACTCGCGGATGCCGTCACGGCGGGGAAGATCGGGGCGATCGGGCTGTCCGAGATCTCCGTCGCCCTGCTGGAGGACGCGCTGGATGTTGCTCCGATCGCGGCCGTGCAGAACGAGTACTCACTGTGGACACGCAACGCCGAATGGGGCATGCTCGACGCGACCCGGGCGTCGGGCGTCGCGTTCGTCGCCTTCTCGCCCGTCGCGCGCGGCTTCCTCGCCGACGCCGTGACCGATCCGGAGACCTTCGCGCCGAAGGACATCCGGCGCGCGCATCCGCGATTCACCCCCGAGCATTGGCCCGCGAACGCGGCCCTGCTGCCGGCATGGCGCGACCTCGCCGTCGCCGCGGGTTGTTCGCCGGCCCAGCTGGCGCTGGCGTGGGTGCTCTCCCGCGGTGACCACGTGGTCGCCATCCCCGGGACGACCCGCGCAGAACACGTCCGCGAGAACCTCGCGGCCGCTGATCTCGCGGTGGACCCGGAGCTCCTCCGTCGCGCCGGTGACCTCATCAGCGCGACCACCGTCTCGGGGCCGCGCTACAACGCGGTGCAGTCCCGCGAGGTGTTCGCCGAGGATGCCGCGTGA